In Vibrio fluvialis, the DNA window GCGATTATTCGGCAACATGTACGCAGGTGAAATGATATTTATCCTGATCGCATTAATGCCGTGGTGGATGCAGTGGGCATTAAGTGTTCCATGGGCATTGTTCCATATTTTAATCGTTGTTCTTCAGGCCTTCATATTCATGGTTTTGACCGTGGTTTATTTAGGTATGGCTGTAGAAGAACACCACTAATTTATTTCTCAAATTTATTTAATTTTAACTTGTTGATTCAATTCTAGGAGTTGTTATGGATATCGTTAGCGCAGTTCTGTATGTAGCCGGTGCACTATTGATTGGTTTAGGTGCCGCGGGTGCAGCCGCAGGTATCGGTAACCTGGCAGGTAAATATCTGGAAGGTGTCGCGCGTCAACCTGATTTGACCCCAATGCTTCGTACCCAGTTCTTCATCATGATGGGTCTTGTGGATGCGGTACCAATGATTGGTGTGGGTATCGGTTTGTACATCATCTTCGCCGTAGCGTAATTCGAAATTAATCGTCAAAAACACGTTATGAATGTGAGGGTGCTATGAATATCAATGCCACTATGCTCGGCCAGGCGATCTCGTTCGTGATCTTCGCGTGGCTGTGCATGAAATACGTCTGGCCACCACTCGTCAAACTGCTGGATGAGCGCCGCGCCGAAATTGCTGAAGGTCTGGCTCAGAAAGAGAAAGCCGTGAAGGAACTTGAGCTGGCGAAAGCCAACGGTGCCACCGTGATTGCCGAAGCGCGCGAGAAAGCGCAGGCCATCATTGCGCAGGGTCAGCAGCGTCAGGACCAATTGGTTGCTGAAGCGGTGGAACTCGCCAGACAAGAAAAAGACCGCATCATTGCGGAGGGCAAGGCGGAAATCGATAACGAACGTAACCGCCTGCGTCAGGAACTGAAAGCGGAAATGGCCGACCTGGTGATCGAAAGCGCCAGCAAGCTGATCAGCCGTAATCTCGACAGCACTGCGAATCGCGATCTTGTGAACCGATTCATCAGTGAAATGTAGGAGGACGCATGTCTGACTTAACTGTCGTCGCTCAACCTTACGCCAAAGCAGCGTTTGATTTCGCCAAAGAGATCGACGCACTGGACGAATGGCAGCAAACGCTGACCATCGCCGAGATGATTCTGACTCAACCCAACACCGTTCTGATGCTCAATGAGCTGGACGAAGAGAGCTCTGAACAGCCGCTGCTGGAGATGATGCTGCAAGTGGGCGGTGAGTTTATGAGCCAGTACTTTCAGAACTTTCTGAAAGTGATGGCCGAGAATCGTCGGCTAAAGGCGTTGAGCGAAGTCCTGAGCCAGTTCCGCGAGTATATAGCGGAATTCCAACAAACCATGAATGTGACAGTGTGTACCTCCGAGCCGCTGGATGATGAGCAAGCATTGCAGCTTACTCAAGCATTAACGCAGCGCTTTGGCAAAACCATCACGCTGGAACAACAACTGGATCCATCCCTGGTAGGTGGTGTGGTGATTAAAGCCGGCCAAACCGTGTTTGATGGCAGCGTCATCGCGAATATCGGCCGCCTCTCGACCAACCTACATGTGTAATGGGGTAAAGAAATGCAATTAAATTCAAACGAAATCAGTGAATTAATCAGACAGCGTATCGTCAACTTCGACCTTGAAAGCGAAGCTCGTAACGAAGGTTCTATTGTCTCTGTCAGCGACGGTATCATCACCATTCACGGCCTGTCTGACGTGATGCAAGGTGAGATGCTGGAACTGCCGGATAACCGCTTTGCACTGGCGCTTAACCTGGAGCGTCACTCGGTCGGCGCGGTGGTCATGGGCCCTTACGCGGACCTGTGCGAAGGCATGAAAGTGAAAGGCACCGGCCGCATTCTGGAAGTGCCAGTAGGTAACGGCCTGCTGGGTCGTGTGGTGAACACGCTCGGTCAACCTATCGACGGTAAAGGCGCGATCACGTTCGATCGCATGGAACCCGTCGAAGTGATTGCACCGGGTGTTATCGACCGTAAATCGGTCGACCAACCGATTCAAACTGGCTACAAAGCCGTGGATTCTATGGTGCCAATCGGTCGTGGTCAGCGTGAGCTGATCATCGGTGACCGTCAAACGGGTAAAACCGCGATGGCTATTGACGCCATCATCAACCAGAAATCTCTGGGTGTGAAATGTATCTACGTGGCAATTGGCCAAAAAGCGTCAACCATTGCCAACGTGGTTCGTAAACTCGACGAGCACAACGCACTGGACAACACCATCATCGTGGTGGCCTCTGCTTCTGAAGCGGCGGCGCTCCAATACCTGGCACCTTACGCCGGTTGTACCATGGGCGAATACTTCCGTGACCGCGGTGAAGATGCACTGATCGTCTACGATGACTTGTCTAAACAAGCGGTAGCGTATCGTCAAATCTCCCTGCTGCTCAAACGCCCGCCAGGCCGTGAAGCATTCCCGGGCGACGTGTTCTACCTCCACTCCCGTCTGCTGGAACGTGCAGCGCGCGTGAACGAAGCGTACGTGGAACGTGCCACCAACGGCGAAGTGAAAGGCAAAACCGGTTCATTGACGGCGCTGCCAATCATCGAAACCCAGGCGGGTGACGTGTCAGCGTTCGTTCCGACCAACGTGATTTCGATTACCGACGGTCAGATCTTCCTGCAAACCCAACTGTTCAACTCGGGCCTGCGCCCGGCGGTTGATCCGGGTATCTCGGTCTCTCGTGTCGGTGGTGCCGCGCAAACCAAAGTCATCAAGAAACTGTCTGGTGGTATTCGTACTGCACTGGCGCAGTATCGTGAACTGGCTGCGTTTGCTCAGTTCTCTTCCGATTTGGATGAGACTACGCGTCGTCAGCTTGACCACGGTGAGAAAGTGACGGAGTTGATGAAGCAGAAGCAGTACTCACCGATGAGTGTGGCTGAGCAAGCGGTGGTGATTTTCTCTGCCGAGAAAGGGTTCCTGAGCAACATTGAGCTGCATGACATCGCCAAATTTGAAGACGATTTGCTGGCATACGCGCGTGCAAACGCGGCAGAACTGCTGCAAACCATCAACGCGACCGGCGATTACAACGGCGAAATCGAAAGCCAGTTGTTTGCGCTGATGGAAGCGTTCATGGCACTGCAATAAGGGCATTGCATCACTCAGTAGGAGGCCTTTATGGCAAATACGAAAGAGATCCGCACCAAGATTGCCAGTGTTCAGAATACCCAGAAGATCACCAGTGCGATGCAGATGGTGGCCGCGAGCAAAATGCGCAAGGTACAGGACAACATGGAAGCATCGCGTCCTTATGCCATCAACATGCGCAAAGTGATCGGCCACGTGTCATCCGGCACACTGGAGTACAGCCATCCGTTCCTGCAAGAGCGGGAAATCAAACGTGTGGCGTACATCATCATCTCTTCAGACCGGGGCTTGTGCGGCGGTTTGAACTCCAACCTGTTTAAGCAGGTATTGACGGAGATGCAGGATTGGCGCGCCAAAGGCGTGGAAGTGGATACCACACTGATTGGTTCAAAAGCGATTGGCTTTTTCCAGTCGATGGGGAAATCCATCGCGCAGACTTCGGGTCTGGGTGACAAGCCAAAACTGGAAGAGATGCTGGGCACCGTGAACGCCATGATGGAGCATTACTCCGAAGGCAAGATCGATCGTCTGTATATGGTGTTCAACCAATTTGTGAACACCATGGTGCAAAAGCCCCGCGTACTGCAACTGCTGCCGTTTCCGAAAGAGGATATCGAGCGTGATCAGAACAGTCGCTGGGACTACATCTACGAACAGTCACCTCAGGACATCCTCAACCATCTGATTCACCGTTACGTGGAATCACTGGTGTATCAGGGTGTGGTTGAGACTATCGCCTGTGAGCAGGCTGCGCGAATGGTGGCGATGAAAGCTGCGACCGATAACGCGGGCCAACTGATTGAGAACCTGCAACTGGTGTACAACAAAGCACGTCAGGCTGCGATTACCCAAGAGCTGAGCGAAATCGTTGCAGGCGCCCAGGCGGTTTAGAGAGAAATTTGAGGTTTTTATTATGAGTATTGGCAAAATCGTCAAAGTGATTGGCGCGGTTGTTGATGTGGAATTCGAGCAAAACCAAGGGCCGAAAGTCTACGACGCGCTGAAAGTCATCGGCGGCAACAACTCGTCACTGATGCTGGAAGTACAACAACAAATGGGTGGCGGTATCGTACGTTGTATCGCTATGGGTTCATCGGATGGCCTGAAACGTGGCATTCAGTGTGAAACCACCGGTGGCCCGATCACCGTGCCTGTGGGCGAGAAAACCCTTGGCCGTATCATGAACGTGCTGGGCGAGCCGATCGACGAATGTGGTCCGATT includes these proteins:
- the atpG gene encoding F0F1 ATP synthase subunit gamma, producing the protein MANTKEIRTKIASVQNTQKITSAMQMVAASKMRKVQDNMEASRPYAINMRKVIGHVSSGTLEYSHPFLQEREIKRVAYIIISSDRGLCGGLNSNLFKQVLTEMQDWRAKGVEVDTTLIGSKAIGFFQSMGKSIAQTSGLGDKPKLEEMLGTVNAMMEHYSEGKIDRLYMVFNQFVNTMVQKPRVLQLLPFPKEDIERDQNSRWDYIYEQSPQDILNHLIHRYVESLVYQGVVETIACEQAARMVAMKAATDNAGQLIENLQLVYNKARQAAITQELSEIVAGAQAV
- the atpE gene encoding F0F1 ATP synthase subunit C, with the protein product MDIVSAVLYVAGALLIGLGAAGAAAGIGNLAGKYLEGVARQPDLTPMLRTQFFIMMGLVDAVPMIGVGIGLYIIFAVA
- a CDS encoding F0F1 ATP synthase subunit B; this translates as MNINATMLGQAISFVIFAWLCMKYVWPPLVKLLDERRAEIAEGLAQKEKAVKELELAKANGATVIAEAREKAQAIIAQGQQRQDQLVAEAVELARQEKDRIIAEGKAEIDNERNRLRQELKAEMADLVIESASKLISRNLDSTANRDLVNRFISEM
- the atpA gene encoding F0F1 ATP synthase subunit alpha; its protein translation is MQLNSNEISELIRQRIVNFDLESEARNEGSIVSVSDGIITIHGLSDVMQGEMLELPDNRFALALNLERHSVGAVVMGPYADLCEGMKVKGTGRILEVPVGNGLLGRVVNTLGQPIDGKGAITFDRMEPVEVIAPGVIDRKSVDQPIQTGYKAVDSMVPIGRGQRELIIGDRQTGKTAMAIDAIINQKSLGVKCIYVAIGQKASTIANVVRKLDEHNALDNTIIVVASASEAAALQYLAPYAGCTMGEYFRDRGEDALIVYDDLSKQAVAYRQISLLLKRPPGREAFPGDVFYLHSRLLERAARVNEAYVERATNGEVKGKTGSLTALPIIETQAGDVSAFVPTNVISITDGQIFLQTQLFNSGLRPAVDPGISVSRVGGAAQTKVIKKLSGGIRTALAQYRELAAFAQFSSDLDETTRRQLDHGEKVTELMKQKQYSPMSVAEQAVVIFSAEKGFLSNIELHDIAKFEDDLLAYARANAAELLQTINATGDYNGEIESQLFALMEAFMALQ
- a CDS encoding F0F1 ATP synthase subunit delta; this translates as MSDLTVVAQPYAKAAFDFAKEIDALDEWQQTLTIAEMILTQPNTVLMLNELDEESSEQPLLEMMLQVGGEFMSQYFQNFLKVMAENRRLKALSEVLSQFREYIAEFQQTMNVTVCTSEPLDDEQALQLTQALTQRFGKTITLEQQLDPSLVGGVVIKAGQTVFDGSVIANIGRLSTNLHV